The Henckelia pumila isolate YLH828 chromosome 2, ASM3356847v2, whole genome shotgun sequence genome includes a window with the following:
- the LOC140878681 gene encoding enhancer of mRNA-decapping protein 4-like produces the protein MVEHIAVAQQQFEASHSSLAIVLRDAKTSASSMSQTLSNELLDGQRKLVYLVVAGLNSKAANPLLNQLSNGSLGGLHEKLEVDPTKELSRLATELKYDEAFVAWDNGGC, from the exons ATGGTTGAACATATTGCAGTAGCTCAGCAGCAGTTTGAGGCTTCACATTCATCTCTTGCAATTGTTTTGAGG GATGCTAAAACTTCGGCATCATCAATGTCTCAAACTTTGAGCAATGAGTTGCTTGATGGTCAAAGAAAATTGGTATATCTTGTTGTTGCAGGTTTAAATTCTAAAGCAGCAAATCCTTTGCTAAATCAGCTGAGCAATGGTTCTTTGGGTGGTCTACACGAGAAG CTCGAGGTTGATCCAACAAAAGAGCTTTCTAGATTGGCAACTGAGCTGAAGTATGATGAGGCTTTCGTTGCTT GGGATAATGGTGGATGTTAA
- the LOC140878683 gene encoding uncharacterized protein: MTRQTVAIPHPEQPNVPQIVSEPQNAQGSTSVDPMDVTATPMETLLKRFQSFKPPMLKGTENSVDCENWLEDIEQLFESLDYSDDRRIRMVVHQLHEVSKSWWITTKKSLEYRVSYRKYKGEKFASLKQGQLNIKDYVAKFSSLLKFSPHIAASDEAMMDQFINGLNPDVFTLVNSGRPNTFASALNKAKGAEAGLLRQRGAPFIPQPSPQLVPLPLPQNPPPFQQPSIIFEGGSSGRKDSIFRPKGKKFKKEDSSSSSSGRPRQFGSSQSYAFPRVYCSKCWGRHAPNQCKGVSGSCNICHQTGHYAKACPQRATGASASRSVPQTLRIEKLYAKLSKYEFWPDRVVFLGHIISGDGISVDPSKVEAVINWLRPTSVPEIWIFMGLTGYYHRFIRDFFSNSKPITQLTQKNMPYVWTEACEASFLELKKRLTSAPVLTIPLGTDAFVVYCDASHRGRAPSSALKSIYEFTDPAHAQMYCTQPLPVQFAAQYKTLMPASTVVLLEAIAQLHTENLKPLYNVGATVTTSYVVLGAQKIQSQFQTSGKQALQGNV, encoded by the exons ATGACTAGACAAACAGTGGCTATTCCTCATCCAGAACAGCCGAATGTACCACAGATAGTGTCAGAACCTCAGAATGCACAAGGTAGTACATCTGTTGATCCGATGGATGTTACAGCTACACCGATGGAGACActgttgaagaggtttcagtcatttAAACCACCAATGCTGAAAGGAACAGAGAATTCAGTTGATTGCGAGAACTGGTTAGAAGATATTGAACAGCTGTTTGAATCacttgattattcagatgatcgtcgtattAGAATGGTagtacatcaacttcatgaagtttccaagagttggtggatcacTACCAAGAAATCATTGGAATATCGAG TCTCCTACAGAAAATACAAAGGAGAAAAATTTGCAAGTTTGAAGCAGGGTCAACTGAATATAAAAGactatgtggccaaattttctagCCTGTTGAAATTTTCCCCACATATAGCAGCAAGTGATGAAGCCATGATGGACCAGTttattaatggcttgaatccagaTGTTTTCACTTTGGTGAATAGTGGAAGACCTAATACCTTTGCATCGGCTTTgaacaaagctaagggagcagagGCTGGTTTATTAAGACAGAGAGGAGCACCGTTTATTCCACAACCATCTCCACAGCTAGTACCATTGCCATtgccacagaatccgccaccgTTTCAGCAGCCATCTATCATATTTGAGggtggaagcagtggcagaaaggattcaaTATTCCGGCCAAAAggaaagaaattcaagaaggaagacagtagttcttccagttctGGTAGGCCGAGACAGTTTGGTTCTAGTCAAAGTTATGCATTTCCTCGAGTTTATTGCAGTAAGTGTTGGGGTAGACATGCCCCTAATCAATGCAAAGGAGTATCAGGCAGCTGCAATATTTGTCATCAAACTGGTCACTATGCCAAGGCGTGTCCTCAAAGAGCAACTGGTGCAAGTGCATCTAGATCAGTACCTCAG aCATTGAGAatagagaaattgtatgccaagttgtctaaatATGAATTTTGGCCAGATAGAGTCGTTTTTCTTGGGCATATCATCTCAGGTGATGGAATTTCAGTCgatccaagcaaggtagagGCTGTGATCAATTGGCTTAGACCAACATCAGTTCCAGAAATATggatttttatgggcttaacCGGATATTACCACagatttatcagagattttttcAGCAATTCCAAGcctattactcagttgactcaaaAGAATATGCCGTATGTCTGGACAGAAGCTTGTGAAgccagttttcttgagttgaagaagagactTACCAGTGCTCCGGTGTTGACGATACCTTTAGGTACTGAtgcttttgttgtatattgtgatgcttctcacagag GCAGAGCTCCCTCTTCTGCATTAAAATCTATCTACGAATTTACTGATCCTGCACATGCTCAAATGTATTGCACTCAACCTCTACCCGTTCAGTTTGCTGCTCAGTACAAGACCCTGATGCCGGCCTCTACTGTGGTATTACTCGAAGCTATTGCTCAGCTCCATACAGAAAACTTGAAGCCTCTA TATAATGTCGGTGCGACTGTTACGACCTCATATGTTGTACTGGGTGCTCAGAAAATCCAGTCACAATTTCAAACTTCAGGCAAGCAAGCTCTTCAG GGAAATGTTTGA